Proteins encoded within one genomic window of Rubripirellula tenax:
- a CDS encoding CBM96 family carbohydrate-binding protein, with translation MTKHLKNSKCYNDHVSANRMSEKQIRNAARRSVLKLELLENRIALSANSLLSIPTNLPESSHAVDSTENNIVRDIATDVRSAKINADDLGDSYWHQGEQISLLQLHDEVVVGLVEKEEDSAGVFSPASQNVYQVNWADTVSLGQGRRILTKNLNVNSFPALSREAADASLAYQLDEREDLLWYAPVFFSPEYDSRAVITNEVVVALNDAADANDVFDTRFSSYKRISGTSNQFVAILKNGAGALVLRLANELTMDSRVKWASPKIYSEIKSAASPNDPLFNQQVNLHNTGQIGAADGADAHLLEAWDDTTGIGSDVVVAVLDTGVQTDHPDLNIWVNPGETPNSGIDDDGNGWIDDLNGWDFFDNDNNPNPNVSNSGGTDNHGTSVAGVAAAIGNNNLGVTGASWGAQVMPVKVFRNETFTSYTDAAPAIYYAAGRTKDATGTWDAADILNLSFGGGVPEQGFSDALAWASANGRGGLGTSVFVATGNSASSFVNYSHNLDRAHNYAAQWRYSGGASGGDTKWLGQFVFPGDGSVERFATNQLPFGWSSGGDLTWTIVDDPGHNYGVSQFVAKAGNVTGSGVSILTSPTFTVDPFLGGSELSFQAWTNNSASSDDLSLYISKDGGPFELALALNTYDPNFGLTTAVAYPANLTSTIAVGASTDWDFRSDYSQYGLELDFVAPSNGGFSNVTTTDRTGLVGYGAGDYTSRFSGTSAATPLAAGIAALMLAKAPELTASEIREVMRASADKIGGVEYTNGFNNFYGYGRVNADSALRLIQTSDALVSELDPVADTFARGGAYSIDNYGSVNGLSVKKVGSPDFTREAFLKFDISGLDSAAYATLSLSVLSHDLGINPLDHELYIIDPVWGSNTESGLTWSNSRSPALQGTLAATWTLSSTLIASGSPIEINLTEAVRAALAAGQNTIAFRIASSGATDRGVIYQSRESAIGKPTLTIYPTPRKQSLSSVADTYVRGGVYSTDNYGSVDGLSVKKVGSPDFTREAFLEFDISGLDSASYATLSLSVLSHDLGINPLDHELYIIDPVWGSNTESGLTWSNSRSPALQGTLAATWTLSSSLIANGSPIEINLTDAVQAAIAAGQDSIAIRIASSGTTDRGVAYQSRESTTGKPTLNIYPIPQTQILSPEADTFVRGGVVYSNDNYGSFNYLSVKKVGSEDYTREAFLKYDISGVGSASYATLSLSVFSHDLGINPLEHKLYVVDPNWGSSNESSLTWGNSRSPAMHGILAATWTVSSASIASGSQIEINLSDAVQTAIAAGQDSIAFRIVSSGATDRSVNYRSRESTNGRPMLNIYS, from the coding sequence ATGACGAAGCACTTGAAAAACAGCAAATGTTACAATGATCATGTGTCAGCGAATAGAATGTCAGAAAAGCAAATCAGGAATGCTGCACGGAGATCAGTTCTCAAGTTAGAGTTGCTTGAAAATAGAATCGCCCTGTCGGCGAACTCGCTTCTGAGTATTCCCACCAACCTACCCGAGTCTTCGCATGCTGTAGATTCGACTGAAAACAATATTGTCCGTGACATTGCAACTGACGTGCGTTCTGCGAAAATTAATGCGGATGATTTGGGTGATTCTTATTGGCATCAGGGCGAGCAAATCTCGTTGCTGCAACTTCATGACGAGGTCGTCGTTGGCCTTGTTGAAAAGGAAGAAGATTCGGCGGGTGTCTTCTCACCGGCTAGCCAAAATGTGTACCAGGTAAATTGGGCGGATACTGTATCGCTCGGTCAGGGAAGAAGAATCCTCACGAAAAACCTTAACGTAAACTCGTTTCCTGCTCTTAGTAGGGAGGCAGCCGACGCCAGCTTGGCTTACCAATTGGACGAACGTGAAGATCTTTTGTGGTATGCCCCTGTCTTCTTCTCGCCGGAATACGACTCGAGAGCGGTGATAACGAATGAGGTTGTGGTTGCGCTGAATGATGCCGCAGACGCTAACGACGTTTTTGATACTCGATTTTCGAGTTATAAAAGAATTAGCGGTACTTCGAATCAGTTCGTAGCGATTCTGAAGAATGGGGCTGGGGCGTTAGTGTTACGACTTGCTAATGAGTTGACGATGGATTCCCGGGTAAAATGGGCATCGCCCAAAATTTATTCGGAAATCAAGTCGGCGGCGAGTCCGAATGACCCTCTCTTTAACCAGCAGGTGAACTTGCACAACACCGGCCAGATTGGGGCGGCGGACGGCGCAGATGCCCACCTACTCGAAGCCTGGGACGACACGACCGGGATCGGTAGTGATGTCGTCGTTGCAGTACTTGATACTGGCGTTCAAACTGACCATCCCGATTTAAACATTTGGGTGAATCCAGGCGAGACTCCAAACAGTGGCATTGACGACGATGGGAACGGCTGGATCGACGATCTCAATGGCTGGGACTTTTTTGACAACGATAACAATCCTAACCCGAATGTTTCCAACTCAGGTGGCACGGACAACCACGGCACGTCCGTAGCCGGGGTTGCTGCTGCAATAGGCAACAACAACCTTGGCGTCACCGGGGCTTCATGGGGTGCGCAGGTCATGCCCGTCAAGGTGTTCCGAAATGAAACATTTACGTCGTATACGGACGCGGCGCCTGCAATTTACTATGCAGCCGGTCGAACCAAAGATGCCACAGGAACCTGGGACGCCGCAGATATACTAAACCTGAGCTTTGGTGGCGGTGTACCCGAACAGGGATTCTCGGATGCACTTGCGTGGGCATCGGCGAATGGGAGAGGTGGGTTGGGTACATCCGTTTTCGTGGCGACAGGAAACTCTGCATCCTCGTTTGTGAATTATTCTCACAATCTTGATCGCGCCCATAATTATGCAGCTCAATGGCGGTATAGTGGGGGAGCGTCTGGGGGTGACACCAAATGGCTTGGACAATTTGTTTTTCCTGGAGACGGTTCCGTTGAACGATTTGCAACGAATCAATTACCATTTGGGTGGTCATCCGGGGGTGATTTGACGTGGACGATTGTTGATGATCCAGGTCACAATTATGGCGTCAGCCAGTTTGTCGCGAAAGCGGGGAACGTCACAGGTAGTGGTGTATCCATACTAACATCACCCACGTTTACAGTCGATCCTTTCCTCGGTGGAAGTGAATTGAGCTTCCAGGCATGGACAAACAACTCAGCTTCGTCCGATGACTTGAGTCTTTACATTTCCAAGGACGGTGGTCCGTTTGAGCTTGCGCTGGCACTCAACACTTACGACCCTAATTTTGGTTTAACTACCGCAGTTGCCTATCCGGCTAACCTGACCAGTACGATCGCAGTAGGCGCAAGTACTGATTGGGACTTTCGATCTGATTACAGCCAATATGGATTGGAACTTGACTTTGTTGCACCAAGCAACGGAGGCTTCTCCAATGTAACGACTACCGATAGAACCGGGCTTGTTGGCTACGGCGCCGGTGATTACACATCTCGTTTTAGTGGGACCTCCGCAGCGACTCCGTTAGCAGCTGGCATAGCCGCACTAATGCTTGCAAAAGCCCCCGAGTTGACCGCTTCCGAAATTCGTGAGGTGATGCGGGCATCTGCGGACAAGATTGGTGGCGTGGAATACACAAATGGTTTCAACAACTTTTATGGGTACGGGCGTGTTAATGCCGATTCAGCCCTTCGTCTGATCCAAACTTCTGACGCCTTGGTGAGCGAGCTCGATCCGGTAGCCGACACATTCGCTAGAGGAGGCGCTTATAGCATCGATAACTATGGGAGCGTTAATGGTCTATCTGTAAAGAAGGTTGGATCGCCAGACTTCACCCGCGAAGCATTTTTGAAGTTTGATATTTCGGGGCTCGATTCCGCAGCGTATGCAACTCTTTCGCTTTCGGTCTTGTCGCACGATCTAGGAATCAACCCGTTGGATCATGAACTCTACATCATCGACCCTGTTTGGGGCTCGAACACCGAGTCCGGCTTAACCTGGAGTAACTCACGATCACCAGCACTTCAGGGCACGCTTGCCGCGACCTGGACACTCAGTTCGACCTTGATCGCAAGCGGTTCACCCATTGAGATCAACTTGACCGAAGCGGTTCGGGCTGCACTTGCTGCTGGCCAGAACACGATCGCGTTCCGCATTGCGAGTTCTGGCGCGACGGATCGCGGTGTTATTTACCAGTCGAGAGAGTCCGCGATTGGAAAGCCAACCTTAACAATATACCCAACGCCTCGAAAGCAATCATTGTCGTCGGTTGCCGATACGTATGTTCGAGGAGGCGTTTATAGCACTGATAACTATGGGAGCGTTGATGGTCTATCTGTAAAGAAGGTAGGATCGCCAGACTTCACCCGAGAAGCATTTTTGGAGTTTGATATTTCGGGGCTCGATTCAGCGTCGTATGCAACTCTTTCGCTTTCGGTCTTGTCGCACGATCTAGGAATCAACCCGTTGGATCATGAACTCTACATCATCGACCCTGTTTGGGGCTCGAACACCGAGTCCGGCTTAACCTGGAGTAACTCACGATCACCAGCACTTCAGGGCACGCTTGCCGCGACCTGGACACTCAGTTCGTCCTTGATCGCGAACGGTTCACCCATTGAAATTAACTTGACCGATGCTGTTCAAGCTGCAATTGCTGCTGGACAAGACTCGATTGCCATTCGAATCGCGAGTTCTGGGACAACCGATCGCGGCGTTGCCTATCAGTCAAGAGAGTCTACGACTGGGAAACCGACCTTGAACATTTATCCAATTCCCCAAACGCAAATACTGTCACCAGAAGCTGACACGTTCGTGCGTGGTGGAGTTGTCTATAGCAATGACAATTACGGAAGCTTTAATTACTTGTCTGTAAAAAAGGTGGGATCGGAAGACTACACGCGCGAGGCATTTTTGAAGTACGATATTTCAGGTGTTGGCTCTGCCTCTTACGCGACGCTCTCACTTTCGGTTTTTTCACACGACCTCGGAATTAATCCGCTTGAGCACAAACTCTATGTTGTCGACCCAAATTGGGGATCCAGCAATGAGTCCAGCCTGACTTGGGGTAACTCGCGATCGCCAGCTATGCATGGCATCCTCGCCGCAACGTGGACAGTTAGCTCAGCGTCAATTGCAAGTGGATCACAAATAGAGATCAATTTGAGTGATGCTGTGCAAACTGCAATTGCGGCTGGACAGGACTCGATTGCGTTTCGAATAGTAAGTTCAGGAGCGACGGATCGTAGCGTGAACTATCGTTCCAGGGAGTCAACGAATGGACGGCCGATGTTGAATATCTATTCCTGA
- a CDS encoding O-antigen ligase family protein — protein MSRTTARLTPQRSVRKSADPRSRETARWRVVMMWVARAIVIGALAYGTWLNGATDASTLYRIAIALSTATLLTVVASMGQPSVRMPRIFFALWVVWIVYAAAQTAPVNSVTRYFFRGPASIQDEFVEPGLADLSIDVSGEGADEVVGEVPDESVSSRFQYIPRGTVSLDETRRAITPYLVGFGFALLASRLFTTSASRRVLLWCIAINCTLLAAWGILQRAGGSSDLLPGLSSPYSSPAFSSFIYKNAGAAAILPGAAAAILLVLINRSSIRSRAGYRGSHPMLTRRNITLMLALAVMVIGLTVSLSRGACVSAFIAFVVVALIRRRGYGRVAKYSTIFFAVMVIGVFASSFVTERLTESMQRRLGDVSLDALSTDQRWKHWQDGFTTAVSNFPSGTGLGTYGYATLPYQEETFPYWFREAHNQYLEIFTEMGAIGIVILVAMIVWFLRLCRSGFRDQANGSTVEWASFGIALALMAGIQSVVDFVIAIPANLFVYAVFISTVATRLSLTVDPASKVSLKKTEPRNVTAIVRPILMGVVALASLAPAISLSQQRAIADKALDETILSSANDSQTIEFANEMLSRLDKAIVAAPRNASLWERRAWWHLIAYRVGLMEELQNRGENVVWTSTDPININEFITLTPAENRDATRNVFRSTDSLRQSLEQMQLSASEAIRLNALQTSSYYRSMLVAEFTGLDRSFWKDKSARLSNNDARRLFVNGLMAYLSSDDEQMIDQWNRSLSIDDRNWKPIMQIATTRMTPLRVAERLVPSRSPNLILDLAVANVPDRQTDPKTILPTEFFDPKVARGLIEYCETDSRFDNRLRFQTLAQLHEKLDDFAAAGKYWDMALTEAPENPGYRIRLIEALMKQQKFAEALDQAIVGRSLHPNEKRFRSLVAQSRSGLANQH, from the coding sequence ATGTCACGGACAACCGCGCGATTGACGCCTCAGCGAAGTGTCAGAAAATCGGCCGATCCGCGATCGCGTGAAACGGCCCGTTGGCGAGTTGTGATGATGTGGGTCGCCCGCGCGATCGTGATCGGTGCGCTGGCGTATGGAACATGGCTGAACGGAGCGACCGATGCCTCGACGCTTTATCGGATCGCGATCGCCTTGTCGACGGCGACACTGTTGACGGTAGTCGCTTCGATGGGGCAACCTTCGGTCCGGATGCCGCGAATCTTTTTCGCGCTATGGGTTGTTTGGATCGTATATGCAGCCGCACAAACGGCTCCCGTGAATTCGGTGACGCGGTACTTTTTTCGCGGCCCGGCTTCGATTCAGGATGAATTCGTCGAGCCAGGGCTAGCCGATTTATCGATCGATGTCTCCGGCGAAGGCGCTGACGAAGTCGTTGGCGAAGTCCCCGATGAATCGGTTTCCTCGCGATTTCAATATATTCCCAGAGGAACGGTTTCGTTGGACGAAACCCGCCGCGCGATCACGCCATACTTGGTCGGATTCGGGTTTGCGTTGCTGGCGTCGCGGCTGTTCACCACCAGCGCCAGCCGTCGCGTGCTGTTGTGGTGCATCGCGATCAACTGCACGCTGCTAGCGGCTTGGGGGATTCTGCAACGGGCGGGCGGTTCATCGGATCTGCTACCCGGACTGAGCAGCCCCTACTCGTCACCGGCATTTTCAAGTTTCATCTACAAGAATGCGGGGGCCGCGGCGATCTTGCCCGGCGCCGCTGCCGCGATATTGCTGGTCCTGATCAACCGATCTAGCATTCGTTCTCGAGCGGGATACCGAGGAAGCCACCCAATGCTGACGCGGCGAAACATCACATTGATGCTGGCGCTGGCAGTGATGGTGATTGGCCTTACCGTTTCGCTTTCGCGCGGCGCCTGTGTCAGCGCATTCATTGCGTTCGTGGTCGTGGCACTGATTCGCCGACGCGGATACGGACGAGTCGCCAAGTACTCGACCATCTTCTTCGCCGTCATGGTGATTGGTGTGTTTGCAAGTTCTTTCGTGACCGAACGATTGACGGAATCGATGCAGCGTCGACTGGGCGATGTGTCTCTCGACGCCCTATCGACTGACCAGCGATGGAAGCATTGGCAAGACGGGTTCACGACGGCGGTTTCGAACTTCCCGAGCGGCACAGGTTTGGGGACCTACGGCTACGCTACGTTGCCGTACCAAGAAGAGACCTTTCCGTATTGGTTCCGCGAAGCCCACAACCAATATCTTGAAATTTTCACCGAGATGGGTGCCATCGGTATCGTGATCTTGGTCGCGATGATTGTCTGGTTTCTTCGCTTGTGTCGTAGTGGCTTTCGTGACCAAGCAAACGGTTCGACGGTCGAATGGGCTTCCTTCGGCATCGCACTGGCCTTGATGGCCGGAATCCAGAGCGTCGTCGACTTTGTGATCGCGATTCCAGCGAACCTGTTCGTCTATGCCGTCTTTATCAGCACGGTGGCAACGCGATTGAGTTTGACCGTTGATCCGGCCAGCAAAGTGTCCCTGAAGAAAACCGAGCCGCGGAATGTGACCGCGATCGTGCGTCCGATTCTAATGGGCGTCGTCGCCCTAGCGTCGTTGGCACCCGCGATCTCACTGAGTCAGCAACGCGCGATTGCTGACAAGGCTCTCGACGAAACGATCCTATCGTCGGCGAACGATTCTCAAACGATTGAGTTCGCCAACGAGATGCTATCGCGACTGGACAAAGCGATTGTAGCGGCGCCCCGCAATGCCAGCCTTTGGGAACGACGCGCGTGGTGGCATCTAATCGCATATCGCGTCGGGTTGATGGAAGAACTCCAAAATCGCGGCGAGAATGTTGTTTGGACATCAACCGACCCGATCAACATCAACGAGTTCATCACGCTGACGCCAGCGGAAAACCGAGACGCGACACGAAACGTTTTTCGATCAACGGACTCACTTCGTCAATCGCTTGAACAGATGCAATTGAGCGCAAGCGAGGCGATTCGTTTGAATGCTCTGCAAACCAGCAGTTACTATCGGTCCATGCTGGTCGCCGAATTCACGGGCCTGGATCGGTCTTTTTGGAAGGACAAGTCGGCCCGCCTTTCCAACAACGATGCGAGACGCCTATTCGTCAACGGTTTGATGGCCTATTTGTCCAGCGATGACGAGCAGATGATCGACCAGTGGAATCGATCTCTTTCCATCGATGATCGAAACTGGAAGCCGATTATGCAGATTGCAACGACCCGCATGACGCCGCTGAGAGTGGCCGAGCGATTGGTTCCGTCCCGATCGCCGAACTTGATACTGGATCTGGCCGTGGCGAATGTTCCGGATCGTCAGACGGATCCAAAAACAATCCTGCCCACCGAGTTTTTTGATCCCAAGGTGGCTCGGGGACTGATCGAGTATTGCGAGACCGACTCTAGATTCGACAACCGCCTGCGATTCCAGACGCTCGCGCAACTGCATGAAAAGTTGGACGATTTCGCAGCGGCCGGTAAGTACTGGGACATGGCGCTGACCGAGGCGCCCGAAAATCCGGGTTATCGGATCCGTTTGATCGAGGCGTTGATGAAGCAGCAAAAATTCGCCGAAGCGTTAGATCAAGCGATCGTCGGACGATCACTGCATCCGAACGAAAAACGATTCCGCAGCTTGGTTGCTCAGTCACGTTCGGGTCTGGCAAACCAGCACTAG
- a CDS encoding glycosyltransferase, with the protein MKVALAHHWLNGYRGGEKVLEQMASLFPASDVYTLVHDPTVDVPGLRGHKVHASRLNRFPKIQSTYRHLLPLHPWAISGMRVPDDVDLLLSSDASLIKGIPKGPSTKHVCYCHSPPRYLWELGSDYKRASFAARIALDRFAQSLREFDRKSSESVDDFVANSKFVAGRIKKYYDRESTVIYPPVATDDFVPDRPRGDFHLVISELVSYKRIDIAVDAYNRTGKRLVVIGGGPEKKALEASAKQNIEFLGRQPFSSLKEHFETCEAFVFPGIEDFGITPVEAQASGAPVIALRAGGALETVIDNQTGLFFDEQTPDSLIDAIERFDPSSFDWRTCRSNAENFSSANFLKQYNDHVQDMFRQPHE; encoded by the coding sequence ATGAAAGTTGCACTGGCACACCATTGGTTGAACGGTTACCGAGGTGGCGAGAAGGTACTCGAGCAAATGGCGAGTCTCTTTCCCGCTAGCGATGTTTACACGCTCGTACACGATCCGACCGTCGACGTGCCGGGGCTGCGCGGACACAAGGTCCATGCCAGCCGGTTGAACCGATTTCCGAAAATTCAGAGTACGTATCGTCACTTGCTGCCGCTGCATCCCTGGGCGATTTCGGGCATGCGCGTTCCCGATGACGTGGATCTGCTGCTTTCCAGCGATGCGTCGTTGATCAAAGGCATTCCGAAAGGTCCGTCGACCAAGCACGTCTGTTACTGCCATTCACCGCCACGGTATCTGTGGGAACTCGGTTCGGACTACAAACGAGCCTCGTTCGCGGCCCGGATCGCGCTGGATCGGTTTGCCCAGTCGCTACGTGAGTTCGATCGCAAGTCGTCGGAGAGCGTCGATGACTTCGTCGCAAACTCGAAATTCGTCGCCGGCCGCATCAAGAAGTACTACGACCGTGAATCGACCGTGATTTATCCTCCGGTGGCAACCGACGACTTTGTTCCCGATCGCCCGCGAGGCGATTTTCACTTAGTGATTTCCGAATTGGTGTCGTACAAACGGATTGACATCGCCGTCGACGCTTACAACCGTACCGGCAAGCGGTTGGTTGTCATTGGCGGTGGCCCCGAAAAGAAAGCCCTCGAAGCGTCCGCGAAACAGAACATCGAGTTTCTCGGGCGACAACCGTTTTCATCCTTGAAAGAACACTTCGAAACGTGCGAAGCGTTCGTGTTTCCAGGCATCGAAGACTTCGGTATCACGCCTGTTGAGGCCCAAGCGTCCGGCGCGCCCGTGATCGCATTGCGAGCCGGCGGTGCCTTGGAAACGGTCATCGATAACCAGACCGGACTGTTTTTTGACGAACAGACACCGGATTCATTGATCGACGCGATCGAGCGTTTCGATCCGTCGTCGTTTGACTGGCGGACCTGCCGAAGCAACGCCGAAAATTTTTCATCGGCTAACTTTCTCAAACAGTACAACGATCACGTTCAAGATATGTTCCGGCAACCGCACGAATGA
- a CDS encoding glycosyltransferase, with protein sequence MISELVSYKRIDTAVDAYNCACERLVVIGGGPESKALQASAKSNIEFLRRQPFSSLKEQNESCDAFEPPDIEDFGITPVEAQASGAPVIALRAGGALETVIDNQTGLFFDDQTPDSLIDAQERFDPASFSWQVCRQHAEEFSTANFIRQYTDHVRKVLNDD encoded by the coding sequence ATGATTTCCGAATTGGTGTCTTATAAACGGATCGACACTGCGGTCGATGCCTACAACTGCGCTTGCGAGCGGTTGGTTGTCATCGGCGGTGGCCCGGAATCGAAAGCACTTCAAGCGTCCGCGAAATCGAACATCGAGTTTCTTCGGCGACAACCGTTTTCATCCTTGAAAGAACAAAACGAAAGTTGTGATGCGTTCGAGCCTCCGGACATCGAGGATTTCGGCATCACACCGGTGGAGGCGCAAGCGTCCGGCGCGCCCGTGATCGCATTGCGAGCCGGCGGTGCCTTGGAAACGGTTATCGACAACCAGACGGGCTTGTTCTTCGACGACCAAACGCCCGATTCGCTGATCGATGCGCAGGAGCGGTTCGACCCGGCGTCATTTTCTTGGCAAGTGTGTCGTCAACACGCAGAAGAATTTTCGACCGCCAACTTCATCCGGCAGTACACCGATCACGTCCGAAAAGTTTTAAACGACGACTAG
- a CDS encoding class I SAM-dependent methyltransferase, translating to MKFPERINEHARGEKFDNLLVIPITQTGAINGREDAITAMTAGKRILHVGCLDHIPLIDEKIKSGIWFHKILTDSAETCLGIDINQEGIDYVRNSYDVTNIINANLMTGEGCEQFNTQDWDIAIFGEVLEHIDNPVFFLSQFRKFSQGRVKSIIVTVPNAFRRANVLGTFRSRERVNSDHFYWFTPYTLLRVLFQSGWHTRTLEHCQFGKPQGIIGRMKWAVISRWPMLADDLVATADLEAIDSKKPAAEDRGR from the coding sequence ATGAAATTTCCCGAAAGAATCAACGAACATGCCCGGGGTGAAAAATTCGATAACCTCCTGGTGATACCGATCACACAAACGGGCGCCATCAATGGCCGCGAGGATGCAATCACAGCGATGACGGCGGGTAAGCGAATTTTACACGTCGGATGCCTGGATCATATTCCGTTGATCGACGAAAAAATCAAGAGCGGAATTTGGTTTCACAAAATTTTGACGGACAGCGCGGAAACTTGCCTGGGGATCGATATAAATCAAGAGGGAATCGACTACGTTCGCAATTCGTACGACGTCACTAATATCATCAACGCCAATTTGATGACCGGTGAAGGATGCGAGCAATTTAACACCCAGGATTGGGACATCGCGATCTTCGGTGAAGTGCTCGAACATATTGACAATCCCGTATTCTTTCTGTCGCAGTTTCGAAAGTTTAGCCAGGGTCGGGTAAAGTCGATCATCGTGACGGTTCCCAACGCTTTTCGCCGCGCCAATGTCTTGGGCACATTCCGTTCGCGCGAACGGGTCAACTCGGACCATTTTTATTGGTTCACCCCATACACGCTCTTGCGTGTTCTTTTCCAATCGGGCTGGCACACTCGAACCCTCGAGCATTGCCAATTTGGGAAACCGCAGGGAATCATCGGACGTATGAAGTGGGCCGTGATTAGCCGCTGGCCCATGCTCGCTGATGACTTGGTGGCTACGGCCGATCTCGAAGCGATCGATTCAAAGAAACCGGCGGCGGAAGATCGTGGGAGATAA